Below is a window of Desmonostoc muscorum LEGE 12446 DNA.
CCAAATCATTGTATTGAGTAATGGTATCTGGGATTTTGTCAATGAACCCGAATTATGAGCAAATGAGTTTTCAACAATTGAGAGCTTATGTAGTGGAAAACCGCGAAGACATTGAAGCTCTACGTTTTTTGATGAGCAAACGTGATCCAAACTCTAAAGGCTATCCTATGCCTTTAACAGAAGCCGATATGCAAGCCCAGATGGAAATCATCAGGCGCAAGATTAACGGAGAACTTTGAAATTCTTATCCAAGTTAAGTAAGCAAGAGTAGGGTGGGTAAATAACACCCACCCTAATATTTTATCGACATTCTACTAAGCTGCCTTTATTGCTATTGGGGCAGGTTGCGGCTGGCGTAAGCATCTATCGCATATGCAGGAGTGCGATTTGTGTAGTCTATATCCAGGCCAGTGAAAGATTTAGCCAACTTTTCAAAAGACTCAGAACGCCAGTTACGCTCGTGGATAGGCTTGCTCTGTTCTCCCAGGAAATAAGCCAAAGAGCCTAAAACTGAAGCAGCTACCCAACCCACAACTACTAATGCAATTAAGATAGTCATCGCAAAACCTCTGTTTTAAGTTTTGTAACTTTATGTAAATAAATATAACGTCATTGATATAAAACTTGCAACATACCCCTATGGTGTGCTGACCGATGAGCGAGGTAGGGTATTCCACACTGAACAGCGGTGAAGCATCAAAAGTTATGCAAAAAAAACCCTACTCACTTAAGAGTAGGACAGGAATAACGCCAAACTATTCTGTTAGAGGCTATCTGGATCAATATTTAATTCTCGGAGTTTAGCAGCTAATCTTTGTGCCTTTTCTTCTGCGGCTTGTCTTACAGCTACTTCTTCTTCGTGAGTTAGAAGTATTTGATCTGTAGCTGGATTGTAAAAACGCAATTTTCCCTCTTGTAAACGCAACTCAAGCCCTAAAACTTCACTGGGTAGGGATACGGTATCATTTGATAAGCTATTGGTTGGCACTGGAAAATAATTGTCTTCAACCAAGCGTAAACCTTGGAGTTGGGGATTAAGATAATCGCCCGTAGGATCATACTGGAAATATTCACGCACCCCCAGAAAGGCGTAGATTCCTTTCTTTGCACCTTGGTCTTTGCTGCGGGTGGTTTTTGAGGTAATCTCTAGAACAAAATCTGGGGTTTTATCATTTTCTTCCCAGGTTTTGTAAGAACCGCGATCGCGGTTTT
It encodes the following:
- a CDS encoding DUF6887 family protein, whose translation is MNPNYEQMSFQQLRAYVVENREDIEALRFLMSKRDPNSKGYPMPLTEADMQAQMEIIRRKINGEL
- a CDS encoding photosystem II protein, Psb35-related, translating into MTILIALVVVGWVAASVLGSLAYFLGEQSKPIHERNWRSESFEKLAKSFTGLDIDYTNRTPAYAIDAYASRNLPQ
- a CDS encoding Uma2 family endonuclease, giving the protein MTASVEYIPVTPIEYPDEDGKPMAEGDIQCSYLIYARSALRIYFRNLPNVYVAGNLFIYYEKGNPESVVAPDVFVVFGVENRDRGSYKTWEENDKTPDFVLEITSKTTRSKDQGAKKGIYAFLGVREYFQYDPTGDYLNPQLQGLRLVEDNYFPVPTNSLSNDTVSLPSEVLGLELRLQEGKLRFYNPATDQILLTHEEEVAVRQAAEEKAQRLAAKLRELNIDPDSL